A part of Myxococcus fulvus genomic DNA contains:
- a CDS encoding Fur family transcriptional regulator: MRRASHPSMLGPEGLNRALEHLRAFVRRKGLKSSLVRESVARAALEHVGHFTAEELVRSVRERGVEDVHPATVYRVLPLLVEAELIHQTLVSGGEGQRYERAFEREHHDHIICSSCGKVVEFHFEAIELLQSDVAKSLGFRLTGHIHELFGVCSACEPLART; this comes from the coding sequence ATGCGTCGGGCCTCACATCCATCCATGCTGGGCCCCGAGGGGCTGAACCGTGCGCTGGAGCACCTTCGCGCGTTCGTGCGGCGCAAGGGGCTCAAGAGCTCGCTGGTGCGCGAGTCGGTGGCGCGCGCGGCGCTGGAGCACGTGGGGCACTTCACGGCGGAGGAGCTGGTGCGCTCCGTGCGGGAGCGGGGCGTGGAGGACGTGCACCCCGCCACCGTCTACCGGGTGCTGCCGCTGCTGGTGGAGGCGGAGCTCATCCACCAGACGCTGGTCTCCGGCGGCGAGGGCCAGCGCTACGAGCGCGCCTTCGAGCGCGAGCACCACGACCACATCATCTGCTCCTCGTGCGGCAAGGTGGTCGAGTTCCACTTCGAGGCCATCGAGCTGCTCCAGAGCGACGTGGCGAAGAGCCTCGGCTTCCGGCTCACCGGGCACATCCACGAGCTGTTCGGGGTGTGCTCGGCCTGCGAGCCCCTGGCCAGGACGTGA